One Halioglobus japonicus DNA segment encodes these proteins:
- a CDS encoding WecB/TagA/CpsF family glycosyltransferase: MTYMIHRLERDCVTPLGIPVDNLSLEQTVSRIIELAKLRDGRARLVSTLNVDFLVNALGTRFSRARHPELLDVLRHSDLVTADGFPVVWLSRLVGRPVKQRVCGSDLVPALAPLARDNKLSIFLLGGGSGVAKKAAKRLEETNPGLKIAGIAAPYVYTAGPELANCYADDEAVVDQINRSGADILLLGLGNPKQELWFNRNRQRLQVPVSIGVGGTFEFIIGTVRRAPAWVRRLNLEWVYRIFQDPVRLWRRYAHGLIKLAALSLPLAIARLSELADFMVHTLPSAEQVRWYRLWSNRDQSLAVLRLPTLVGYAYLRAVVDSLRDDESVNTLHLLDFSAVRRVELKAHQLLLTLGEMQQHKQFDVQCLGISPRLRRDLSVTRAMDAVQGQHVGTLEVIGTDEGKSFSCRSYALHDGVITFIGGEVSASEFAATGFIESLGHASRDRDCYIDLRGVTLLHSSAIVALSPFFQRDPESQGGFVFSGINAHVRQMFVMAGLGMPDTPLTDQQLLNMLCGEVPQRG, from the coding sequence ATGACTTACATGATTCATAGACTCGAGCGAGACTGCGTAACACCGCTTGGCATCCCCGTGGATAACCTCAGTCTTGAGCAGACCGTGAGCCGCATTATTGAATTGGCCAAGCTGCGCGATGGTCGCGCACGCCTTGTGTCTACGCTGAATGTGGACTTTCTGGTCAACGCGCTGGGCACCCGGTTCTCGCGTGCGAGACATCCTGAACTTTTGGATGTGTTGCGCCACTCCGATCTGGTCACGGCCGACGGGTTTCCTGTGGTCTGGCTCAGCCGCCTGGTGGGCCGCCCGGTGAAGCAGCGAGTCTGTGGGTCGGACCTGGTGCCCGCGCTAGCGCCACTGGCGCGCGATAACAAGCTCTCCATTTTCCTGCTCGGAGGTGGCTCGGGCGTTGCGAAAAAGGCGGCAAAGCGGCTTGAAGAGACTAACCCTGGGTTGAAAATCGCAGGCATCGCTGCGCCATACGTTTATACAGCTGGCCCCGAGCTCGCCAACTGTTACGCCGACGACGAGGCGGTTGTCGATCAGATCAACCGATCAGGGGCAGACATCTTGTTACTGGGCCTGGGTAACCCTAAGCAGGAGTTGTGGTTCAACCGAAATCGGCAGCGTTTGCAGGTGCCGGTGTCGATAGGGGTAGGAGGCACTTTCGAATTCATTATCGGTACGGTGCGTAGAGCGCCTGCCTGGGTGCGACGACTGAACCTTGAGTGGGTATATCGAATTTTTCAGGATCCAGTAAGGCTGTGGCGACGTTACGCCCACGGCTTGATAAAACTTGCAGCACTGAGTCTGCCGCTGGCCATAGCCAGGTTGTCTGAACTGGCTGACTTTATGGTGCATACGCTGCCTAGTGCAGAGCAGGTGCGCTGGTACCGACTTTGGTCGAACCGTGATCAGTCCCTGGCCGTATTACGACTGCCCACGTTGGTTGGCTACGCCTACCTACGTGCAGTTGTGGATAGCTTGCGAGATGACGAAAGCGTCAACACCCTGCATTTACTTGATTTCAGTGCCGTGCGCCGGGTTGAACTCAAGGCCCACCAGCTCCTGCTCACCCTTGGCGAAATGCAGCAGCACAAACAATTTGATGTGCAATGCCTAGGTATTTCACCGCGTCTGCGCCGCGATCTTTCTGTCACGCGTGCGATGGATGCTGTTCAGGGGCAGCACGTTGGTACTCTCGAAGTCATTGGTACCGATGAAGGGAAATCGTTCAGTTGCCGAAGTTATGCACTACATGATGGCGTGATAACGTTTATTGGCGGCGAAGTCAGTGCCAGTGAATTTGCAGCTACGGGATTCATTGAATCTCTCGGACACGCTAGTCGCGATCGCGACTGTTATATCGATTTGCGCGGCGTCACGCTGCTGCACAGTTCCGCGATAGTCGCCCTAAGCCCATTCTTCCAGCGCGATCCGGAGTCCCAGGGTGGTTTTGTATTTAGCGGAATTAATGCTCATGTGAGGCAGATGTTCGTCATGGCTGGGCTGGGCATGCCGGATACTCCGCTGACCGACCAGCAGCTCCTTAACATGCTCTGCGGTGAGGTGCCTCAGCGTGGATAA
- a CDS encoding chain-length determining protein has product MDVNQSHITQQTAAMDMDLMPYLMALLNARWLIFASMLVFAVLTAWWVKGKPYLYESTARVSVVHIDDPGGVSPDDRRASQVLTLVEHGFVLGTKHDNYEHVIQARLGSREFTERFLEQYNVYKEFYPNQWLEEDDHWREGFIPDRGEVLTTFGEKVRRIVLDEETQILSISMVWPDAAVARDWANQYVYTFNEYMRGRTLAEVQRKQEFLEGELGRSEVVEIQQSLFRLIEAQTAIAMLANAREEYVLEVIDPAALPFRSFNMSRKKRVVIGAIAGAMLATFGVLAWVLLGRMLRTLLEYRAAHKDKPDVTSESDTSLGA; this is encoded by the coding sequence GTGGACGTCAATCAATCGCACATAACCCAGCAGACCGCTGCTATGGATATGGATCTGATGCCCTACCTAATGGCATTGCTTAATGCCCGGTGGCTGATTTTTGCGTCAATGCTCGTGTTTGCCGTGTTAACGGCATGGTGGGTGAAAGGCAAACCCTACCTGTATGAGTCCACAGCACGGGTCAGCGTGGTTCACATCGATGATCCCGGCGGTGTGTCGCCAGATGATCGACGTGCCTCACAGGTACTCACTCTGGTCGAGCATGGCTTCGTGTTGGGCACCAAGCATGACAATTACGAACACGTGATTCAAGCGAGATTGGGTTCTCGCGAATTCACGGAGCGGTTTCTCGAACAGTACAACGTTTACAAGGAATTCTATCCCAACCAATGGTTAGAAGAAGACGACCATTGGCGAGAAGGTTTCATTCCCGATCGGGGTGAGGTGCTCACTACCTTCGGGGAGAAGGTGAGGCGGATTGTTCTCGATGAGGAAACACAGATTCTATCGATCAGCATGGTCTGGCCTGATGCGGCGGTAGCGCGTGATTGGGCCAATCAGTATGTGTACACATTCAACGAGTATATGCGTGGCCGAACATTGGCTGAGGTTCAACGCAAACAAGAGTTTCTTGAGGGAGAGTTGGGTCGCTCTGAAGTTGTAGAAATTCAGCAGTCGCTATTTCGTTTGATTGAGGCGCAGACGGCCATCGCAATGTTGGCCAACGCGCGTGAAGAATACGTATTGGAGGTCATCGACCCCGCAGCGCTGCCGTTTCGAAGTTTCAACATGTCGCGCAAAAAACGGGTTGTGATTGGAGCCATCGCGGGTGCGATGCTGGCGACATTTGGCGTGCTTGCATGGGTATTGCTAGGGAGGATGTTGCGAACATTGCTCGAATACCGTGCGGCCCACAAAGATAAACCCGATGTCACCTCGGAAAGTGATACCTCACTGGGAGCGTGA
- a CDS encoding glycosyltransferase family 2 protein yields MDKRAYVVLLNWRGWQDTIACLETMFASEGVPMCAVVCDNASGDGSLDHIAAWAEGTLASVIPSEPRLAGLFGKQTKRPQTVRIDRKQSLSTSVSASTDLVLVDNGANLGFAAGNNVGLRLALAQPDMDCVWLLNNDTLVEPDCLLRMRNRLARVQDRAVCGSVIHFFDQPDIIQAVGGNRFNAYTGVAACSEGRFLPEGELPSTDFTVKKLDYLSGCSMLIPRAALEQVGLLGEYYFLYYEEIDWFTRNANRFPMVIAEGARLYHREGSSIGSSGWQRSASAFADGHMYRSRLIFMRKHYPLRLPFCYLVAALQLVRKLFHGEYANVRTVLAVVVGAAKLEAPVS; encoded by the coding sequence GTGGATAAGCGGGCGTATGTCGTGCTGCTTAACTGGCGAGGCTGGCAGGACACGATTGCCTGCCTGGAAACTATGTTTGCCAGTGAGGGCGTTCCTATGTGTGCCGTTGTTTGTGACAACGCATCGGGAGACGGCAGCCTTGACCATATCGCTGCCTGGGCAGAAGGTACGCTTGCCAGTGTGATACCAAGCGAGCCTCGATTGGCGGGCTTGTTTGGTAAGCAGACCAAGCGGCCGCAGACAGTACGCATTGATCGCAAGCAATCGCTGTCCACGAGCGTCTCTGCGTCTACTGATCTGGTGCTAGTTGATAACGGCGCCAACCTGGGTTTCGCAGCAGGCAATAATGTGGGGCTCAGGCTGGCACTCGCGCAGCCCGATATGGACTGTGTCTGGTTGCTGAACAACGACACTTTGGTGGAACCAGATTGTCTGTTAAGGATGCGCAATCGGCTCGCGCGGGTGCAAGACCGCGCCGTTTGCGGATCGGTCATTCACTTTTTTGACCAGCCCGACATCATTCAGGCTGTGGGCGGGAATCGCTTCAATGCCTATACAGGAGTAGCTGCCTGTTCAGAGGGGCGCTTTTTGCCCGAAGGGGAACTACCCAGTACCGATTTTACAGTGAAAAAGCTCGACTACCTGAGTGGTTGCTCGATGCTTATCCCCCGCGCTGCCCTGGAGCAGGTCGGTTTGCTTGGCGAATACTACTTTCTCTACTACGAGGAAATCGATTGGTTCACCCGCAACGCCAACCGCTTTCCGATGGTAATAGCCGAGGGTGCGCGACTTTACCACCGCGAAGGTAGTTCTATTGGATCGTCCGGCTGGCAGCGCAGTGCATCGGCGTTTGCTGATGGTCACATGTATCGCAGCCGTTTGATTTTCATGCGCAAGCACTACCCGCTGAGGCTGCCATTCTGTTATCTCGTGGCGGCGCTGCAACTGGTGCGCAAGCTATTCCATGGTGAATATGCCAACGTCCGCACAGTGCTTGCGGTGGTAGTGGGCGCGGCCAAGCTTGAGGCGCCCGTATCATGA
- a CDS encoding sulfotransferase family protein, producing the protein MKPMDFLIIGAQKCATTTLFEHLRQHPGINMPLEKEVPFFTGPERDWSDWLAFAEQQFGDDDGRFWGKATPQYMCDPNVPARIHALMPYVKLVAILRDPVQRTRSHYLMGRRRGTEYRTLDQVLPRLLEPEALQRSRCLPVPDHSQGYEDEADFYVTWSEYGRVLQAYLQYFDRSQLLVLYTEDLQRDPESTLDRLMTFIGLPMGFRPDTLGEVMHKGGGSNRIPHGVREWLRQRQLIYSLWQRIPAERQGRLRFLYECWNTRKSSGQEARLQPECEYALRRHFQRDLVHFRELQLDPPPWMQEYSAA; encoded by the coding sequence ATGAAACCCATGGATTTTCTCATCATTGGCGCGCAGAAATGCGCCACAACGACATTGTTCGAGCATTTGCGTCAGCACCCCGGTATCAATATGCCACTGGAAAAAGAGGTGCCATTTTTCACGGGACCCGAGCGGGATTGGAGCGACTGGCTGGCATTTGCAGAGCAGCAGTTCGGCGATGATGATGGGCGTTTCTGGGGCAAAGCGACGCCGCAATACATGTGTGACCCCAATGTGCCGGCGCGCATTCATGCGCTCATGCCCTACGTGAAACTGGTGGCGATTCTGCGCGATCCGGTGCAGCGGACCCGCTCGCATTATTTGATGGGGCGGCGCAGGGGCACTGAATATCGAACCCTTGATCAGGTGCTGCCGCGTCTGTTGGAACCCGAGGCCTTGCAGCGCAGCCGCTGTCTGCCGGTGCCTGATCATAGCCAGGGATATGAAGATGAAGCTGATTTCTATGTGACTTGGAGCGAATACGGCAGGGTGCTGCAGGCCTATCTTCAGTACTTTGATCGCAGTCAGTTGCTTGTGCTGTACACAGAGGACCTGCAACGTGATCCCGAAAGTACCCTTGACCGATTGATGACGTTTATTGGTTTACCTATGGGTTTCCGCCCCGATACGCTGGGTGAGGTCATGCACAAAGGTGGCGGCAGCAACCGGATACCCCATGGCGTGCGTGAATGGTTGCGTCAACGCCAGCTCATCTACTCACTGTGGCAGCGTATACCGGCGGAGCGACAGGGCCGTCTGCGATTCCTCTATGAGTGCTGGAATACCCGCAAATCCTCTGGCCAGGAGGCCAGATTGCAACCGGAATGTGAGTATGCACTGCGCCGGCATTTTCAGCGAGATCTGGTACATTTTCGCGAACTGCAACTCGATCCGCCACCCTGGATGCAGGAGTATTCCGCTGCATGA
- a CDS encoding sigma 54-interacting transcriptional regulator: MQSVDKTIDSLAYSDAIGFVVGESGTGKELAAESAHQHRKRCGNAFISISRSTIPGELITSELVGCIKVAFTGASSNREGVASVANGGTFFSLRNLSNLRNLRNLRNESRTTKDAVAFSSSVDEHSSIVGCAVNERPVRSNVP, from the coding sequence ATGCAGTCTGTGGATAAGACTATCGACTCGCTAGCTTACAGTGATGCGATCGGGTTTGTTGTCGGAGAGAGCGGCACAGGTAAAGAGCTCGCAGCTGAATCCGCTCACCAGCACAGGAAACGCTGCGGCAATGCCTTCATTTCGATTAGCCGTAGCACGATTCCCGGTGAACTGATAACGAGTGAGTTGGTCGGCTGTATCAAAGTCGCATTTACAGGTGCCAGCAGTAACCGAGAGGGCGTTGCCAGTGTTGCCAATGGCGGCACATTTTTTTCTTTGCGAAATTTGAGCAATTTGCGAAATTTGCGAAATTTGCGAAATGAGTCTCGAACTACAAAAGATGCTGTTGCGTTTTCCAGCAGTGTAGATGAGCATTCTTCAATCGTTGGTTGCGCTGTCAACGAGCGCCCAGTAAGGAGTAACGTCCCATGA
- a CDS encoding response regulator, with the protein MTQALMFLMIEHSVPLAEVYKTYLPEEQCQVVAVDSVGRARVTYRAFPPETVFLDSQLPEVSGLDFVSETRAIENPVQLIVMTAHGTSEMALEAIQERAFEFFSKPFDAARLRVALENTALKKRLGRPIIE; encoded by the coding sequence ATGACACAGGCACTTATGTTCTTAATGATTGAACACAGTGTTCCTCTCGCTGAGGTTTACAAAACCTACCTACCTGAAGAGCAGTGTCAGGTGGTCGCGGTAGATTCGGTGGGAAGGGCTCGAGTCACTTACAGGGCGTTTCCGCCGGAGACAGTGTTCCTGGATAGTCAGCTCCCCGAGGTTAGCGGCTTGGATTTCGTAAGCGAAACTCGCGCCATTGAGAATCCCGTCCAGCTCATCGTGATGACCGCGCACGGTACATCAGAAATGGCCTTAGAAGCGATCCAGGAGCGGGCGTTCGAGTTTTTCAGCAAGCCGTTTGATGCTGCGCGGTTACGCGTCGCGTTGGAAAATACTGCATTAAAGAAACGACTGGGCAGGCCGATAATAGAGTAG
- a CDS encoding SLBB domain-containing protein: MQALIAKCICETFFVISVFMLVAVATSEAKDNYVPFVESLQTTQLRAAADAAPKGQDDPIVIGISAEVPSSLAVEPEESQYEALADEKAGPLTLEETQNDQVLDNDLSLFGYDVFSSVRTSSEPVAGIPVPASYRIGPGDSLIVQLYGKRNLEYTLSVTREGDILVPEYGPIKVAGLTFDEVEVLLSEGFERRVIGTRAVVTMGELRTIQIRLAGDVMQPGIYTIGGLSTLIDALLTTGGVRSSGSLRNIQLMRNGKRIVTLDLYDLLLRGKSGGDQYLAHNDTIFVPPIGPIVYVGGEVQRPAIYELRGEQQLGQILDMAGGLLPTASLADSHIERIRKGGFRTLVDFAEIGGDVEIRATAVRNGDFLRILPLEDQLHDVVLLTGQVERPGGYQFRTGMRITDLIPSAEALLPGADVDFVLIRREDPATLRTEVLYSNLMAALSQPGGSADHLLQARDELMVFSLAQSRKQALADVVADMKLQATDYRPARLVETRGAVRFPGVLPLQESARLLDVLAMNGGELVGADQFYGVIARTQYPSRRIQVVPFSIAAARTQPQGEDNPTLSHGDRVYVFDEQATRETVLTEELQRLREQASFVEQERLVTVLGEVRYDGVYPLVEQMRASDLLCAADGLSRKAYGVTAELSRITHTMEGESSVEHIPLDSVVLLQICDLARRVALGEGSPSEYVAVYADDLHNPQLQRMDQLSFSEKMGWFEQATVTLSGEVMRPGVYAIDRGETLCEVLDRAGGVSEEAYIFGAVFTRNSIRDMQQQTIDELHAQLDDLMVELSLSHSFNNREKSSHEWAGKQDYLRAIQQLQKAEANGRMVIDLENVMTCKSRYDLVLEDGDGLHIPVEPDYVQVAGQVYVPTSHLYRGDRKIRDYIELSGGHTILGQIKHAYVIQANGEVLNVKGSRTSSRIARKTVSPGARIYVPLNVDRMNGTEKAQTWVQTLVNSAILAGLVL, translated from the coding sequence ATGCAAGCCCTAATCGCAAAATGCATCTGCGAAACGTTTTTCGTCATTTCGGTGTTCATGCTTGTTGCTGTCGCCACCTCCGAGGCGAAAGACAACTATGTCCCCTTCGTAGAATCGTTGCAGACGACTCAACTACGCGCCGCGGCTGACGCAGCACCCAAGGGGCAGGACGACCCTATCGTCATTGGCATATCCGCTGAGGTGCCATCGAGCCTTGCGGTCGAGCCGGAGGAATCGCAGTACGAGGCACTTGCTGATGAGAAAGCGGGTCCTCTGACGTTGGAAGAAACGCAGAACGATCAGGTTCTCGATAATGACCTAAGCCTGTTTGGTTACGACGTGTTCTCTAGTGTGCGGACTTCGTCGGAGCCGGTTGCGGGGATACCGGTGCCGGCCTCCTATCGTATTGGGCCTGGCGACTCGCTGATCGTACAGCTCTATGGCAAAAGAAACCTAGAGTACACCCTCTCGGTGACCCGGGAGGGGGACATTCTGGTGCCAGAGTACGGTCCTATCAAAGTTGCGGGGCTGACTTTTGATGAAGTTGAGGTATTGCTGAGTGAGGGTTTCGAGCGGCGAGTGATAGGAACTCGCGCCGTGGTCACGATGGGCGAGTTGCGGACTATACAAATCCGCCTGGCAGGGGACGTAATGCAGCCCGGTATCTACACGATTGGTGGCCTTTCGACACTCATCGACGCATTGCTGACGACCGGAGGGGTTCGGTCCAGTGGTTCATTACGCAATATTCAACTAATGCGAAACGGCAAACGGATTGTAACGCTGGATCTCTACGACCTGCTTCTTCGCGGTAAGAGCGGGGGTGATCAGTACCTTGCACATAACGATACTATTTTTGTCCCGCCAATTGGTCCTATTGTGTACGTGGGCGGTGAAGTGCAACGGCCGGCTATCTACGAGCTGCGTGGTGAACAGCAACTTGGGCAGATTCTTGACATGGCGGGCGGATTGTTGCCAACCGCTTCGCTGGCTGACTCTCATATCGAGAGGATTCGCAAAGGCGGTTTCCGCACACTGGTTGACTTCGCTGAAATTGGTGGCGACGTTGAAATTCGCGCTACAGCGGTTCGTAATGGCGATTTCCTGAGAATACTGCCTCTGGAAGATCAGTTACACGATGTGGTGCTGCTTACAGGTCAGGTGGAACGCCCTGGCGGATATCAGTTCCGTACCGGCATGCGCATTACAGATCTAATTCCCAGTGCCGAGGCATTGTTGCCCGGGGCAGATGTGGATTTCGTGCTCATTCGCCGAGAAGATCCTGCAACATTGCGCACGGAGGTTCTTTACAGCAATTTAATGGCCGCGCTCTCGCAACCTGGTGGATCTGCTGACCATTTACTGCAAGCGCGCGATGAACTGATGGTATTCAGCCTAGCACAGTCTCGTAAGCAGGCGCTGGCGGATGTTGTTGCTGACATGAAACTACAAGCAACAGACTACCGGCCGGCGCGGCTGGTGGAAACACGTGGTGCGGTCCGTTTCCCCGGTGTTTTACCACTGCAGGAATCAGCCCGCTTGCTTGATGTGCTGGCGATGAACGGCGGCGAGCTTGTGGGTGCTGATCAATTTTACGGGGTGATTGCGCGCACGCAGTATCCCAGTCGGCGTATTCAAGTCGTCCCGTTCAGTATTGCCGCAGCCAGAACGCAACCTCAAGGCGAGGACAATCCCACGCTATCCCACGGCGATCGGGTTTACGTATTTGATGAGCAGGCAACGCGAGAGACAGTTCTTACTGAAGAGCTCCAGCGTTTGAGAGAGCAGGCCAGCTTTGTTGAGCAGGAGCGTCTGGTGACTGTGCTTGGTGAGGTGCGCTATGACGGCGTTTATCCCCTGGTAGAGCAGATGCGCGCCAGCGATTTGCTCTGCGCTGCAGACGGTCTTAGTCGTAAAGCCTATGGTGTCACTGCAGAGCTATCGCGGATTACTCATACGATGGAGGGCGAAAGTTCTGTAGAGCACATTCCGCTCGACAGTGTTGTCTTGTTGCAGATCTGTGACTTGGCTAGACGTGTCGCTCTCGGTGAGGGGTCGCCGTCTGAATATGTCGCTGTTTATGCTGATGATCTGCATAACCCCCAGTTGCAGCGCATGGACCAATTGTCGTTCAGCGAGAAAATGGGTTGGTTCGAGCAGGCAACAGTGACACTCAGCGGTGAAGTCATGCGCCCCGGTGTATACGCCATCGATCGTGGCGAAACGCTGTGCGAGGTACTGGACAGGGCAGGTGGCGTGAGTGAGGAAGCTTACATTTTTGGGGCGGTCTTTACCCGAAATTCCATTCGCGATATGCAACAACAGACCATTGACGAACTCCACGCTCAACTTGATGACCTCATGGTCGAACTATCGCTGTCTCACTCTTTCAACAATCGCGAGAAATCCTCACACGAATGGGCAGGGAAGCAGGACTACCTGCGTGCCATTCAGCAGCTGCAGAAAGCAGAGGCGAATGGCCGCATGGTCATTGATCTGGAGAACGTTATGACCTGTAAGAGTCGTTACGACTTGGTACTGGAAGATGGCGATGGCCTGCACATACCGGTTGAACCGGATTATGTCCAGGTCGCGGGGCAGGTCTATGTTCCCACCTCTCATCTTTACCGTGGAGATAGGAAGATCCGTGATTACATAGAACTTAGTGGTGGTCACACCATTCTCGGGCAGATCAAGCACGCCTATGTCATTCAGGCTAACGGTGAGGTTCTGAATGTGAAAGGCAGCCGCACATCTTCACGCATTGCGCGTAAAACTGTCAGCCCAGGGGCGCGAATTTATGTGCCGCTCAATGTCGATCGCATGAATGGCACCGAGAAGGCACAGACCTGGGTACAGACTTTGGTGAACTCGGCCATCCTTGCTGGCCTGGTGCTTTAG
- a CDS encoding lipopolysaccharide biosynthesis protein gives MAIQFLCQLIIANLAGAAGLGLFQLFSSWTCILGEMLAQGLPARMMRVISVGFDRGDHSYCREQMRVASKRIRYPALWILSISILAMMLLQATDWSTSELPLAWLIFAVVVSASLFALLRIYVEALKGTDAPLAAVSIESLGPPILVLMVCLACWSAGIALSSWLLLIAGTTGFGLSLAVTGALLRKRLSITRAGTSHKAQVDEDQREQRALWANSVLAIVFVQLPFILLPWFADVAQIGVFSVAHKLVNLVTLLLVLMAAVFGPAFARAGEQRNVSALRELLRRTQYLSMGIFLPLAAMLVVLQGPLTMMFNFPPEALQPFLYALLFGQLVNAATGLPGLLMNMTGAAQLELKVLLMSLAFAALLGGPVGYFYGAVGIAWLVSATLALKNFASLYFARCHLVQLGEIQ, from the coding sequence GTGGCTATCCAGTTTCTCTGTCAGCTCATCATCGCCAACCTCGCCGGAGCTGCGGGTCTGGGCCTATTTCAGTTATTCAGTTCCTGGACCTGTATCCTGGGTGAGATGTTGGCCCAGGGCTTGCCGGCGCGGATGATGCGGGTGATATCGGTAGGTTTTGACCGCGGTGACCATTCCTATTGCCGTGAACAGATGCGCGTTGCATCGAAACGGATTCGCTATCCGGCCCTATGGATTCTGTCGATCTCTATTCTGGCGATGATGCTGTTGCAGGCCACGGACTGGAGCACGAGCGAGTTACCCCTGGCTTGGCTGATTTTTGCCGTGGTGGTATCTGCTTCGCTGTTTGCGTTGCTGCGTATCTACGTGGAAGCCCTAAAGGGTACGGATGCGCCATTGGCGGCCGTTAGCATTGAGAGCCTTGGGCCTCCGATTCTGGTGCTGATGGTCTGTTTGGCCTGTTGGTCAGCGGGTATCGCCCTGTCATCGTGGCTGTTACTGATAGCGGGCACGACCGGTTTCGGATTGTCGCTCGCTGTGACCGGTGCACTACTGCGTAAGCGCCTGTCGATCACCCGGGCAGGCACTTCACACAAGGCGCAGGTTGACGAAGACCAGCGCGAACAGCGAGCCCTGTGGGCCAATAGTGTGCTGGCCATTGTGTTTGTACAGCTGCCATTTATTCTTCTTCCCTGGTTTGCCGACGTCGCACAAATCGGTGTGTTTTCGGTGGCGCACAAATTGGTGAACCTGGTCACTTTACTGCTGGTACTGATGGCCGCAGTGTTTGGCCCTGCATTTGCGCGGGCGGGTGAGCAACGGAATGTTTCGGCATTGCGAGAATTGCTGCGTCGCACTCAGTATTTATCGATGGGTATCTTCCTGCCCTTGGCTGCGATGCTGGTTGTGCTCCAAGGGCCCTTGACCATGATGTTTAACTTCCCCCCCGAAGCTCTTCAACCTTTTCTGTACGCGCTCTTGTTCGGGCAGTTGGTTAACGCTGCCACGGGTCTTCCCGGATTATTGATGAATATGACCGGCGCGGCACAGCTGGAGCTTAAAGTGTTGCTTATGTCGCTCGCGTTTGCTGCCTTGCTCGGCGGCCCAGTCGGCTACTTTTATGGAGCCGTCGGTATTGCCTGGCTCGTGAGTGCCACGCTCGCACTGAAAAATTTCGCTTCGCTCTATTTCGCCAGGTGCCACCTGGTTCAGTTGGGAGAGATACAATGA